A genomic window from Silene latifolia isolate original U9 population chromosome 11, ASM4854445v1, whole genome shotgun sequence includes:
- the LOC141612173 gene encoding indole-3-glycerol phosphate synthase, chloroplastic-like — protein MEGVMALTSPTTITTKPTVFLQRLSIRRACISMDFRQRNACFIRAQQFDSKETSESVSSVDDSPENVRQVKEWELRGLQETVATTQGITIRRRPPTGPPLHYVGPFEFRLQNEGNTPRNILEEIIWNKDIEVSQWKARRSLGSLKTALDNASPTRDFIGALRMAHQRTGLPGLIAEVKKASPSRGVLREDFDPVEIARAYEKGGAACISVLTDKKYFQGSFENLEAIRNAGVKCPLLCKEFIVEAWQIYYARTKGADAILLIAAILTDLDIKYLSKISKILGLSVLVEVHNEREMDRVLNIEGIALIGINNRDLETFKVDISNTRKLLDARRMEIIREKGIIVVGESGLFTPADIAYVQEAGVEAVLVGESLVKQADPAKGIADLFGKDISQ, from the exons ATGGAAGGAGTTATGGCATTGACAAGTCCAACCACTATTACTACCAAGCCAACAGTATTCTTACAGCGATTATCCATTAGAAGAGCATGTATATCCATGGATTTCCGACAACGTAATGCATGCTTCATTCGAGCTCAACAG TTTGACTCCAAGGAAACATCTGAGTCAGTTTCATCTGTTGATGACTCCCCTGAGAATGTTCGTCAAGTTAAGGAATGGGAGTTGAGGGGGTTACAAGAGACAGTAGCTACTACCCAAGGAATAACTATTAGAAGACGGCCTCCGACAGGGCCTCCTTTGCACTATGTGGGTCCTTTTGAGTTTCGGCTACAAAATGAAGGAAATACGCCTCGAAATATTTTGGAGGAAATAATTTGGAACAAGGACATAGAAGTCTCACAG TGGAAAGCGAGAAGATCGCTTGGATCTTTGAAGACAGCTCTTGATAATGCTTCTCCAACGAGGGATTTCATTGGAGCTCTAAGAATGGCGCACCAGCGAACGGGATTGCCTGGTTTAATTGCCGAGGTTAAAAAAGCTTCGCCTAGTAGAGGTGTCCTGAGAGAGGACTTTGATCCG GTTGAGATAGCCAGAGCTTATGAGAAAGGTGGAGCTGCATGTATAAGTGTTCTGACAGATAAAAAGTATTTTCAG ggaAGCTTTGAAAATCTCGAGGCTATACGTAATGCCGGAGTAAAG TGCCCTTTGTTATGCAAAGAGTTTATAGTAGAGGCTTGGCAAATATACTATGCAAGGACAAAAGGGGCTGATGCAATTCTCTTGATTGCTGCTATTCTGACTGATCTAGACATCAAATACTTGTCAAAGATAAGCAAAATATTGGGTCTATCAGTGCTAGTTGAG GTCCATAATGAAAGGGAAATGGACCGTGTGCTTAATATTGAAGGAATTGCGCTGATAGGAATAAACAATCGCGACCTTG AGACGTTCAAGGTTGATATTAGTAACACGAGGAAACTTCTTGATGCTAGACGTATGGAAATTATTCGCGAGAAAGGCATTATT GTGGTTGGTGAATCTGGATTATTCACTCCTGCTGATATTGCTTATGTACAAGAGGCAGGTGTTGAAGCG GTTTTGGTCGGGGAGTCTCTAGTAAAACAAGCTGATCCCGCCAAGGGAATCGCTGATCTTTTTGGTAAAGATATCTCTCAATGA